The Marinitoga litoralis genome contains the following window.
CACTGAGTATTCCCAGTACTGCTTGTGTTTTATAACTTTTCCATATTAGTATATCTCTACCTAAAAAATATAGAAATTTTTTTATTTTTTTCATAATTTAAGAATCACACCAATCCCAGAACCCTTTATCTTCTCCTTTGCATTTAGCATTTTGTTCACATCCTTGATTACTACATTCATCACAGTTTTCTACTTTATCTTTTCCAAAGTCACAAAATGAAAATAAACTTTCTTCTCTTGGTTCATTTACGAATTCCATTTTTTCGCCTCCCATATGTTTTTTCTGTTAATAATATCATTTCTTCTAAATTATATTTTATCGGAAGACATCTTTCCCTTCCGTATTCTATTACACCATATTTTTCTGCTAATACTTTACCCAAAATACATCCTCCCATACAATATGGTAACACTTTACAACTTTTACATTCTTCATCAAATGGATCTATTGCGAGCCATATGTTTTTTCTGTAGTTTAATTTCATTTTACCATTTTCTTTTAATTCTCCAATTTCTTTTGAAATACCACCAATTTCTCCCCAACATTTATATAATTTCCCATCTGCATCTATTACTAATGAATTTATACTTGTCGCATCACATCTTGCTTGATTTATTTTTAAAAATGGATTGAAATTATAGTAATCTATCTTTTCTATTATATAATTATATAATTCACTTTCTATTTTGGCAAATTCTTTTAAGGTAAATGATTTCAATTTTTTATTATCTCCCATTTCACCCTGTCTTAAATCTATTTCCACCTTTAATCTATCTTCAGATATTTTATCTATTAATCTTTTTATACTTTCTATATTGTGTGGAAATACATTAATTCTTATTTTTACAAAAATTTCTTTTGATGCATTTTTTATATTTTCATATATTTTTTTAAATGTTCCTTTTCCATTTTTTAATAATCTTAATTTATTATGTTCTTCTTCTGTTCCATCCAGCGTTATTATTAATTTTTTTATTCCAGAATCTTTCAGTTCTTTTATGGTTATTTCATCAAGTAAATATCCATTTGTTATTATAAATGCATCATATTCCACTTTTTCTTTTTCGCTAATCTTTTTTATTTTTTCGCTTAATTCTTTTATTTTTTCCTTTTCTAATAGTGGTTCACCACCCCAAAAAGTTACACTAAATATTTTTGGCTTTTTTTCTTCTATTTTTTCTTTTACCAGTGTTATTATTGAGTCTATTGTATTTTCCTTTATATTTCTTATCTTAAAAGGTTTTATACTTATTTCTTTTGCCTGGTTTTGATAACAATATTTACAATTAAAATTACAATTGGTTGTCATTGTCACTGTTAAATGAAAATAATCGTTTGAAAATTGAAATTTTTTATATTTTGCTATTATGTCGCTTAATTCGTCTTTATCATCTTCTATTATAAATCCACCTTTTTTAAGTATTTCTATATCCTTATCAATTTTTATTTTGCCTGATAATATTTTTTTTATTTTATCGACATTTTTCTTTTCTACTTTCAATATTGCATTGGTCATTCCATTAAAAAGAAGAAGACTACCGTCTTCTTTTTCAATTAATGTATTATACTGAGATGATTTCATTTAACCACCATCTTTTTCTCAAATTTTTTTACTCTATACCATAATTTTATAAAACTTTCTGTTTCTCTTTTTTCTTCAGGACAAGCTTTGCTTCCGTGAAGTGCAGCATTTCTACATCCACCATGACATAAAGGTAATATTTTGCATTCTTTACAATTTTTATCTTCATATCCATTATAACTATGCCATTTTAACTGTTTTTTTGTTTCTAATTTTATTTTTCCATTTTCTATTTTCCCCATTTCCATTCCTTCTTCTACTGCAACTGTACATGGATATATTTCCCCTTCTGGACCAATTACCATATTATATACATTATCAAATTCGCAATACATATCTCCATTTAATATTGGTAACATTACTTTAAATCCTCTATTTATTGCCATTTCATATAATTTTGAGAGTTTTGTAAATGAATTTTCTTTTCTGAAATCTCTGACGTGTATATGAAATTCTTCATTCCTTTCTGATGCCTGGAATATCCATCTAAAATATATTTTCATTCTTTTTTTTGGAAACTTCTCTAAATAATCAAATAATTTCTCTATTTTTTCATAATTTTCAGGACCTACATTTACTCTTATTGATATATTTGTTTCTTTTGTATTTTCAAATAACGTTTCTATTCCTTCTATTATTTTTTTAAATGTTTTTCCTCCACCAACTAATGGTCTGTATTTATCGTGTGTTTCTTCTATTCCATCAAGAGTTATCTGAACATTTTTTATTTTTAACTCATCAAATTTTGATATATCTATATAATTCAATAAACATCCATTTGATGACATTGATGAAAACAGTTCTGCTTCACTTTCATCTATTATTTTTTTATTTATATATTCAATGACTTTGAAGTTCATCAATGGTTCTCCACCAAACCAACCTATTGATATTATTTTTTTATTCTTGCTTGTGTTGATTATATAATCTGCTATTTCTTCTGCTTTTTCTATTGTCATTATTTTATTTCTTTTTGTT
Protein-coding sequences here:
- a CDS encoding radical SAM/SPASM domain-containing protein; translated protein: MKSSQYNTLIEKEDGSLLLFNGMTNAILKVEKKNVDKIKKILSGKIKIDKDIEILKKGGFIIEDDKDELSDIIAKYKKFQFSNDYFHLTVTMTTNCNFNCKYCYQNQAKEISIKPFKIRNIKENTIDSIITLVKEKIEEKKPKIFSVTFWGGEPLLEKEKIKELSEKIKKISEKEKVEYDAFIITNGYLLDEITIKELKDSGIKKLIITLDGTEEEHNKLRLLKNGKGTFKKIYENIKNASKEIFVKIRINVFPHNIESIKRLIDKISEDRLKVEIDLRQGEMGDNKKLKSFTLKEFAKIESELYNYIIEKIDYYNFNPFLKINQARCDATSINSLVIDADGKLYKCWGEIGGISKEIGELKENGKMKLNYRKNIWLAIDPFDEECKSCKVLPYCMGGCILGKVLAEKYGVIEYGRERCLPIKYNLEEMILLTEKTYGRRKNGIRK
- a CDS encoding radical SAM/SPASM domain-containing protein — its product is MYKESYYNYFLEIDKVPVLVNLRTGAIAEVNRENVQKIKETLKGNIVDKELFEQLKYGGYIIEKDYNEYEEIKMRNYRARFDNSRATFTIIPTFQCNFDCVYCYETKRNKIMTIEKAEEIADYIINTSKNKKIISIGWFGGEPLMNFKVIEYINKKIIDESEAELFSSMSSNGCLLNYIDISKFDELKIKNVQITLDGIEETHDKYRPLVGGGKTFKKIIEGIETLFENTKETNISIRVNVGPENYEKIEKLFDYLEKFPKKRMKIYFRWIFQASERNEEFHIHVRDFRKENSFTKLSKLYEMAINRGFKVMLPILNGDMYCEFDNVYNMVIGPEGEIYPCTVAVEEGMEMGKIENGKIKLETKKQLKWHSYNGYEDKNCKECKILPLCHGGCRNAALHGSKACPEEKRETESFIKLWYRVKKFEKKMVVK